Proteins from a single region of Solibacillus isronensis:
- a CDS encoding NUDIX hydrolase, translating into MSEIKVVIKGVLVKNNKILIVQRSQIEAVGAGTWETVGGNMRFGEAFESALKREFLEEVGLNIIVKNQLFSTTFHTSKTRQIVLLTFLCDTKEEQITLSDEHLHYLWASKDELLTLLPQEIIADFHQHNVFDLLD; encoded by the coding sequence TTGAGTGAAATTAAGGTAGTTATAAAAGGAGTCCTTGTTAAAAATAATAAAATACTGATCGTGCAGCGTTCACAAATCGAAGCAGTTGGCGCAGGCACATGGGAGACGGTAGGGGGAAATATGCGTTTTGGCGAAGCATTTGAAAGCGCACTTAAGAGGGAATTTTTAGAAGAAGTTGGATTGAATATTATTGTAAAAAATCAGTTGTTTTCGACAACATTCCACACGAGTAAAACGCGACAAATTGTCCTGCTCACTTTCTTATGTGATACAAAAGAGGAGCAAATTACTTTATCCGATGAACATCTACACTATTTATGGGCGTCGAAGGATGAATTGCTCACATTATTACCGCAAGAGATTATCGCAGACTTTCACCAGCATAACGTTTTCGATTTGTTAGACTAA
- a CDS encoding DUF2382 domain-containing protein, whose product METRDNKLYGIYDNEAELQAEMDRLRAQGYGEEDMYIVSNRNDQLSMYRNSKGYSTNTDGYDTDHKEGSWWDRFKAFMMGEDLVRDQHFTQMGISEDERNRYYDELQAGKYLLYVDRDYGTYFDEGTKNYGVNNHYERDYDKTDEERLALHEERLQVDKKRVQTGEVQVDKHVVEEQQTIEVPVEHEEVYVERRPVNEDTTLNANGKLHDGITHAYEEEGKIHIPVTEEQVDVTKKDVVTEEIVVGKRKVTDTETVSDTVRREEADIKDTTNTTNHLNDLDDLDNDPLKRTNRGL is encoded by the coding sequence ATGGAAACACGTGATAACAAATTATATGGTATTTATGACAATGAAGCGGAATTACAGGCAGAAATGGATCGCCTTCGTGCACAAGGCTATGGTGAGGAAGATATGTACATCGTATCGAATCGCAATGATCAACTATCTATGTACCGAAACTCAAAAGGTTACAGCACTAACACGGATGGTTATGACACTGATCATAAAGAAGGTTCTTGGTGGGACCGCTTTAAAGCATTTATGATGGGTGAAGATCTAGTACGCGATCAGCACTTTACACAAATGGGCATCTCTGAGGATGAACGAAACCGTTATTATGATGAATTACAGGCAGGGAAATATTTATTATATGTAGATAGAGACTACGGTACTTATTTTGATGAAGGTACTAAAAATTATGGTGTGAATAATCATTATGAGCGTGATTATGATAAAACGGATGAAGAACGTTTAGCGCTTCATGAAGAACGCTTGCAAGTAGATAAAAAACGCGTACAAACGGGTGAGGTGCAAGTCGACAAACATGTAGTCGAAGAACAACAAACGATTGAAGTGCCAGTAGAGCATGAAGAAGTTTATGTAGAAAGACGTCCTGTTAATGAAGACACAACACTTAATGCAAATGGAAAACTTCATGACGGTATTACTCATGCCTATGAAGAAGAGGGTAAAATCCATATCCCGGTAACTGAAGAACAAGTGGATGTTACGAAGAAAGATGTCGTTACGGAAGAAATCGTAGTCGGCAAACGAAAAGTAACAGATACGGAAACTGTTTCAGACACGGTTCGCCGTGAAGAAGCAGACATTAAGGATACGACTAATACTACGAATCATTTGAATGATTTAGATGATTTGGATAATGATCCGTTAAAACGAACAAACCGCGGATTATAA
- a CDS encoding methyl-accepting chemotaxis protein, whose amino-acid sequence MRLLNFKSVKTRIFFAFGSILLLLCVLLVVNFKQLSVVQEKTEEFTYTNLQILLYGEKMAFRLTQGESSLRAYLLTGEQQYKEKFESIYEQHENLRQEAADFGVSEAAVKLMENSASWFEVMQNEVLSAYNAGDREGALTKMLATEDDLQEYLSGYEQSIRMREGLMQEDGQNVISLVKSTLLIGVVIVVVIMIFSIIIGISTSHAIINPLRKVMERLTEIKNGQLDQEPIVATSKDEFATLIESTNSMNSQLREIIVNVTDVSNATEKQSNMLAETSIYVSEGTEQIASTMQEIAAGAESQAGHATHLSEEMGTFAHAIEGMADRSSNVTTNANEILMMSKNGYSLMTSSTEQMKKIDGIMEGAVNRVRQLEKQSSEISQLVEVIKQIAAQTNLLALNAAIEAARAGEHGKGFAVVANEVRNLAEQVNNSVDEITSIVSGVQHETVDVVRALEVGYKEVEQGTVQIQDTQKTFGVIQTNLEKITEDIQVVMNSIQEISQTSMSMNLKVQEIATISEESAAGVEETSAATQEVTTSMDSVSSSAQGLQGLSSRLTQVIRQFKL is encoded by the coding sequence TTGAGGTTATTAAATTTTAAAAGTGTTAAAACACGTATTTTTTTTGCCTTTGGTTCCATTTTACTGTTACTTTGTGTTTTGTTGGTGGTGAATTTTAAACAACTATCGGTTGTGCAGGAAAAAACAGAAGAATTTACATATACGAATCTGCAAATATTACTATATGGTGAAAAAATGGCCTTTCGTTTAACGCAAGGGGAATCATCATTACGTGCCTATTTATTGACGGGAGAACAGCAATATAAAGAAAAATTTGAATCAATTTATGAACAACATGAAAACTTGAGACAAGAAGCAGCTGACTTTGGTGTATCAGAAGCAGCGGTCAAATTAATGGAAAACTCAGCTTCATGGTTTGAAGTTATGCAAAATGAAGTTTTATCCGCTTATAATGCTGGGGATCGTGAGGGTGCATTGACCAAAATGCTTGCTACTGAAGATGACCTGCAGGAATACCTCAGTGGATATGAACAGTCTATTCGAATGCGTGAGGGGCTAATGCAGGAAGATGGCCAAAATGTCATTTCTCTAGTCAAAAGCACTTTACTAATTGGTGTAGTTATTGTGGTAGTTATTATGATATTTTCAATTATTATCGGTATTTCGACGTCACATGCAATTATTAATCCGTTGAGAAAAGTAATGGAACGTTTAACTGAAATTAAAAATGGACAACTTGATCAGGAACCGATTGTTGCAACATCAAAAGATGAATTTGCTACTTTAATTGAATCAACAAATTCAATGAACTCGCAATTACGTGAGATTATTGTAAATGTAACGGATGTTTCTAATGCCACAGAAAAGCAAAGTAATATGCTGGCGGAAACTTCTATATATGTATCGGAAGGTACTGAACAAATTGCTAGTACAATGCAAGAAATAGCAGCCGGAGCAGAATCCCAAGCAGGGCATGCAACGCATTTATCTGAAGAGATGGGAACTTTTGCGCATGCTATTGAAGGTATGGCTGACAGAAGCAGCAATGTGACAACGAATGCTAATGAAATTTTAATGATGAGTAAAAATGGTTATTCATTAATGACTTCGTCAACAGAACAAATGAAGAAGATAGATGGGATTATGGAAGGCGCTGTAAACAGAGTCCGTCAATTGGAAAAACAATCATCTGAAATTTCCCAACTAGTTGAAGTGATTAAGCAAATTGCTGCGCAAACTAACTTACTTGCACTTAATGCAGCGATAGAAGCAGCCCGTGCAGGTGAACATGGTAAAGGCTTTGCGGTTGTGGCGAATGAAGTTCGGAATTTAGCTGAACAAGTAAATAACTCGGTTGATGAAATAACATCAATTGTTTCGGGGGTGCAACATGAAACGGTGGATGTTGTCCGGGCATTGGAAGTTGGTTATAAAGAGGTTGAACAAGGCACTGTCCAAATTCAGGATACACAAAAAACTTTCGGGGTAATTCAAACGAATCTGGAGAAAATTACAGAGGATATTCAAGTTGTAATGAATTCGATACAGGAAATTTCACAAACATCGATGTCGATGAATTTGAAGGTACAGGAAATTGCAACGATTTCTGAGGAGTCTGCAGCTGGTGTTGAAGAAACATCCGCAGCTACACAGGAAGTAACAACTTCTATGGACAGCGTTTCAAGCAGTGCACAGGGTTTACAAGGTTTGTCTAGCCGACTAACACAAGTCATTCGTCAATTTAAATTGTAG
- a CDS encoding putative bifunctional diguanylate cyclase/phosphodiesterase: MPRKLGTTSILTEGDIQRAMDENELFIVYQPKVHPEQNSVVGIEALMRWKHPVFGIISPAVFIPIIENTNRISDVTDWLIERVCQQLASWTTMGIELPQISINIPGMYLTSPRLKRVISESLLKYKLQASKIELEVTETSVIHDIHNAISAVRAFRENGLSVALDDFGTGLSSLSYLKEIPISTIKIDKSFIDGVPDSAKDASILKSIIHLCNSLDLNVLVEGVETKEQVQFIMGLERVPIVQGYYYSKPLTAEEYEYWLEKRKKVGEQNGKISVG, translated from the coding sequence ATGCCACGTAAGCTCGGTACGACATCTATCCTAACAGAGGGGGATATTCAACGGGCGATGGATGAAAATGAGTTGTTCATTGTATATCAGCCAAAAGTGCATCCGGAGCAAAATAGTGTAGTAGGGATAGAGGCGCTTATGCGTTGGAAACATCCGGTGTTCGGAATAATATCTCCGGCGGTGTTTATCCCCATTATAGAAAATACTAATCGTATTTCAGATGTGACAGATTGGCTAATTGAGAGAGTTTGCCAACAATTAGCCTCATGGACTACTATGGGGATAGAGCTGCCGCAAATATCGATTAATATTCCGGGTATGTATTTGACATCACCACGTTTAAAAAGAGTAATCAGTGAGAGTTTGCTTAAGTATAAACTTCAAGCGTCTAAAATTGAATTGGAAGTTACTGAAACAAGTGTCATTCATGATATTCATAATGCCATATCAGCAGTAAGGGCTTTCAGGGAAAATGGCTTGTCTGTTGCGCTGGATGATTTTGGTACCGGTTTATCGTCTTTATCTTATTTGAAAGAAATACCGATATCCACTATTAAAATTGATAAATCATTTATAGATGGTGTGCCTGATTCCGCAAAAGATGCCTCGATCCTAAAATCGATTATTCACTTGTGCAATTCACTGGATTTAAATGTTTTGGTAGAAGGTGTCGAAACGAAAGAGCAGGTTCAATTTATTATGGGCTTGGAGAGAGTGCCAATCGTCCAAGGCTACTATTATTCAAAGCCATTGACAGCTGAAGAGTACGAATATTGGTTGGAAAAGCGAAAAAAAGTAGGTGAACAAAATGGGAAAATATCAGTTGGATAG
- a CDS encoding MHYT domain-containing protein, translated as MHIIEGTYDPLVILLSFIIAFGASYTAIYINRRINGKGFFHKNIWLVLASLAMGLGIWSMHYVGMSALVISIPMKHNLVLTLISVIPAIVASYMAFYLTKSDYKKIQTFIAAGFFMGCGIALMHYIGMAAMEMDAKVVYNPVLFSLSIVIAIVASFAALYIFSITDSKMEKVLVKSVAAFLMAIAVTSMHYTGMLAMSFYVEGPIHVHTHDSNMVEVVFFVTIGIVSLFGFAILASRLDRYVDYRMKNFDALTQLPNHNQFTEDQRIKKNTEMVSIVHLNNLEKYVLAYGYSFGDAIVKNVMEIMQTNLPNETKLYRTEANRFTVIHAPAESVQNTINGLRNICLSLERPLNIGERMVSVEAVFAVSQSDEKKPVHEHFANAIAVLHAPSTQSRHEIIKYDPKIHTFNFERQLSLDIGVCQYSCRIELFYFSTKLLFVPIKSPIQSKLARCACCPVEVQWKENRFPLNFNREKGDFLFLNDFFYRIQCDLLLR; from the coding sequence ATGCATATTATTGAAGGAACATACGATCCCTTAGTAATACTATTGTCTTTCATTATCGCTTTTGGTGCATCCTATACAGCAATTTATATTAATCGGCGCATCAATGGAAAGGGTTTTTTTCATAAAAATATATGGTTAGTGTTGGCTTCGCTGGCAATGGGGCTTGGAATTTGGTCGATGCACTATGTTGGAATGAGTGCGCTCGTCATATCCATACCTATGAAGCATAATCTGGTACTGACGCTTATATCTGTCATCCCTGCTATTGTTGCATCGTATATGGCATTTTATTTAACCAAAAGCGACTATAAAAAGATTCAAACATTTATCGCGGCTGGTTTTTTTATGGGATGCGGGATAGCACTTATGCATTATATAGGTATGGCTGCAATGGAGATGGATGCAAAGGTTGTTTATAATCCTGTCCTGTTTAGCTTATCGATCGTGATAGCAATTGTGGCATCATTTGCCGCTTTATACATCTTTTCGATCACTGATTCTAAAATGGAAAAGGTTTTGGTGAAAAGTGTCGCCGCTTTTTTAATGGCTATCGCTGTAACAAGCATGCACTATACAGGTATGTTAGCAATGAGCTTTTATGTTGAAGGGCCGATCCATGTACATACTCATGATTCCAATATGGTTGAAGTCGTGTTCTTTGTGACAATTGGTATTGTCAGTTTGTTTGGATTTGCAATTTTAGCCAGTCGCCTAGACAGATATGTTGACTACCGGATGAAAAATTTTGATGCGTTGACGCAATTGCCGAACCATAATCAATTTACAGAAGACCAACGTATTAAAAAGAATACGGAAATGGTGTCCATTGTCCATTTAAACAACTTGGAGAAGTATGTATTAGCTTATGGCTATTCATTTGGGGATGCAATTGTCAAAAATGTAATGGAAATAATGCAAACTAATCTGCCAAATGAGACGAAATTGTATCGAACGGAAGCTAATCGCTTTACGGTGATACATGCACCTGCCGAAAGTGTGCAAAATACAATCAATGGATTGCGGAATATTTGTCTTTCGTTAGAGCGTCCGCTAAATATTGGAGAACGTATGGTTTCGGTGGAAGCGGTTTTTGCTGTTTCACAGTCAGATGAAAAAAAGCCGGTTCATGAACATTTTGCCAATGCAATTGCGGTATTACATGCTCCGTCTACACAATCCAGGCATGAAATAATAAAGTACGATCCAAAAATTCATACGTTTAATTTTGAACGACAACTTAGTCTTGATATCGGTGTTTGTCAATATAGTTGTCGCATCGAGCTATTTTACTTTTCTACTAAACTCCTATTCGTTCCAATCAAATCCCCAATTCAATCGAAGCTAGCGCGCTGTGCTTGCTGTCCTGTTGAAGTTCAATGGAAAGAAAATCGCTTTCCATTGAACTTCAACAGGGAAAAGGGGGATTTTTTATTCCTGAACGACTTCTTTTATCGGATTCAGTGCGACTTGTTGTTGCGCTGA
- a CDS encoding AAA family ATPase, whose amino-acid sequence MVNIMLVEKLGPVKKCNIELGQETILLGKNNSGKTYISYLLYGMYKRVDQEKLRFLEEFLGKLIDTRSSLTIQVDKSEMSKYLIEKIVEDLNTNLIKDLPIIFNASQNDFSETKLKIFNSDFEDFFEKSLARTKSANEKISLKGITSTITLNIKNMEEYWEVTLEELDSLFDEENDLDFDRTNKAFLKVAIIFFSRKVFAMPSILYIPAERNGINVFRKELSIKRSTKSFDINSESLPSEKYPLPISDYMKYLNRIDLTVAEKFLDKESRINIWNRFSADILKGKYEYDIEQNEYYYREIYSTNNEKIKYKQKKIPLQISSSSIKSLFGLEYYIKYLFSEGDILFIDEPEMNLDPENQTKFAELLVELSKLGVKIIISSHSDYLIRSTTNKILNAKVNEEDINCKVMGYYFNVNDVRTIGDLSEVEYIDIFDDINVKLEDEYFLLKNMLNQKESN is encoded by the coding sequence ATGGTGAATATAATGCTAGTAGAAAAATTAGGTCCTGTAAAGAAATGTAATATTGAACTTGGGCAAGAAACAATTCTATTAGGCAAAAACAATTCAGGAAAAACATACATTTCATATTTGTTATATGGTATGTACAAAAGAGTAGACCAAGAAAAGTTAAGATTTCTTGAGGAGTTTTTAGGTAAATTAATTGATACAAGAAGCTCATTAACTATTCAAGTTGATAAAAGTGAAATGAGTAAGTATTTGATAGAAAAAATAGTAGAAGATTTAAATACTAATTTAATTAAGGATTTGCCGATTATTTTTAATGCTAGTCAAAATGATTTTAGTGAAACAAAACTTAAAATCTTTAATTCGGATTTTGAAGATTTTTTTGAAAAGTCATTAGCTAGAACAAAGAGTGCAAATGAAAAAATTAGTTTAAAGGGAATTACCTCTACTATAACTTTAAATATTAAAAATATGGAAGAGTATTGGGAAGTTACATTAGAGGAACTAGATTCATTATTTGATGAAGAAAATGATTTAGATTTTGATCGAACAAATAAAGCCTTTTTAAAAGTTGCTATAATATTTTTTTCTAGGAAAGTATTCGCAATGCCGAGTATTTTGTATATTCCAGCAGAAAGAAATGGAATTAATGTTTTTAGAAAGGAATTATCTATTAAAAGAAGTACCAAGTCCTTTGATATAAATTCGGAATCGCTACCATCTGAAAAATATCCGCTTCCTATATCCGATTATATGAAGTATTTAAATCGTATTGATCTTACTGTTGCCGAAAAGTTTTTGGATAAAGAGTCAAGAATAAATATTTGGAATCGTTTTTCGGCGGATATTCTTAAAGGTAAATATGAATATGATATAGAACAAAACGAATACTATTATAGAGAAATATACTCTACAAATAATGAAAAGATTAAATATAAACAGAAGAAAATACCATTACAAATATCTTCTTCATCAATTAAGTCTTTGTTTGGTTTAGAATACTATATAAAATATCTTTTTTCTGAAGGTGATATTTTATTTATTGATGAACCAGAAATGAACTTAGATCCTGAGAATCAAACTAAATTTGCAGAGTTATTAGTTGAATTGTCTAAATTAGGCGTAAAAATTATCATTTCAAGTCATAGTGATTATTTAATTCGATCTACTACTAATAAAATTTTGAATGCGAAGGTAAATGAGGAAGATATAAATTGTAAAGTGATGGGTTACTATTTCAATGTAAATGACGTCAGAACAATTGGAGATTTATCAGAAGTAGAATATATAGATATTTTTGATGATATTAATGTCAAATTAGAAGATGAGTATTTTCTTTTAAAAAATATGTTGAATCAAAAAGAATCAAATTAA
- a CDS encoding helix-turn-helix domain-containing protein: MKPDRVKVGLRLKVLKDTLGISLAEFAERIESTKGTFNSYLRGVALPPETIVDKIAIVTNATKEWIYFGTAKEYMEGYLENLNTYEEFKIAHPDKLDEIVREFEDSLGTLKITHGINELSNLKELSQFYSEAANEIFISNYNIIFSEYVERLVVEYIKELEKYPIYNKLWTSNGRGYLSVLHERLSRIFPKPRYGEDETILKIAEEQYELLINKILLMYKDDADIERGNLKTKSTLEYLIRKFSTYEGIENLLKDISVRNNLIFNPNAKENEELIEFLMTTLPKLKQIKNNK; this comes from the coding sequence ATGAAACCTGATCGTGTAAAAGTCGGTTTGCGTTTAAAAGTATTAAAGGATACATTGGGAATTTCTTTAGCAGAATTTGCAGAAAGAATAGAATCTACTAAAGGGACATTTAATTCATATCTTCGTGGAGTAGCCTTACCGCCTGAAACTATAGTTGATAAAATTGCAATAGTTACTAATGCAACAAAAGAATGGATATATTTTGGGACGGCAAAGGAATATATGGAAGGGTATTTAGAAAACTTAAATACTTATGAAGAATTTAAAATAGCACATCCAGATAAGCTAGATGAGATAGTGCGGGAATTTGAAGATAGCTTAGGGACATTAAAAATAACACATGGTATTAATGAATTATCAAATTTGAAAGAACTGAGCCAATTTTATAGTGAAGCTGCAAATGAAATCTTTATTTCAAATTATAACATCATCTTTTCAGAGTATGTTGAAAGGTTGGTTGTGGAGTATATAAAAGAATTAGAGAAGTATCCTATTTATAATAAATTATGGACTTCAAATGGAAGAGGCTATTTATCAGTTTTACATGAAAGATTGTCTAGAATCTTCCCGAAACCAAGATATGGTGAAGATGAAACAATACTAAAAATTGCAGAAGAACAATACGAATTATTAATTAATAAAATTTTATTAATGTATAAAGATGATGCAGATATTGAACGTGGTAACTTAAAAACTAAAAGCACATTAGAATATTTAATTAGAAAGTTTTCTACTTATGAAGGAATTGAAAATTTATTAAAAGATATTTCAGTAAGAAACAATTTGATATTTAACCCTAATGCAAAGGAAAATGAGGAATTAATTGAATTTCTGATGACAACATTGCCGAAGTTAAAACAAATAAAAAATAATAAATAG